Proteins from a single region of Chromobacterium sp. ATCC 53434:
- a CDS encoding DUF6058 family natural product biosynthesis protein has product MRALLDYLNTCCLSESQLLFRCGLTPERLEALQREGRAPLPSYRLRCAGAVTSFFGEHALEGELAWYPQAMAEWLIAAEHADAAALRAHFERRYRAELARLTEQGLAVEPAGGLDEEWAHFLAGTYGVCTRHGRVEQIAAKGAMVALIDRLTERQARVSLPAPELALLRRAVDLLDEVEAWFAPHERAASSRARCVDGVRRRYLGGGA; this is encoded by the coding sequence ATGAGGGCCTTGCTGGATTATCTGAACACTTGCTGCCTGAGCGAGTCGCAGCTGCTGTTCCGCTGCGGCCTGACGCCCGAGCGGCTGGAGGCGCTGCAGCGGGAGGGGCGCGCGCCGCTGCCTTCCTATCGATTGCGCTGCGCCGGCGCCGTCACGTCCTTTTTCGGTGAGCACGCGCTGGAAGGCGAGCTCGCCTGGTATCCGCAGGCGATGGCCGAGTGGCTGATCGCGGCCGAACATGCCGACGCGGCGGCGCTGCGCGCGCATTTCGAGCGGCGCTACCGGGCGGAGCTGGCGCGTCTGACGGAACAGGGGCTGGCCGTGGAGCCGGCAGGCGGTCTGGACGAGGAATGGGCGCATTTCCTGGCCGGCACTTACGGCGTCTGCACCCGTCACGGCCGGGTCGAGCAGATCGCAGCCAAGGGCGCGATGGTGGCCCTGATAGACCGGCTGACGGAACGCCAGGCCCGCGTTTCGCTGCCGGCGCCGGAGTTGGCCCTGCTGCGCCGGGCGGTCGATCTGCTGGACGAGGTGGAGGCATGGTTCGCGCCGCACGAGCGCGCGGCCAGTTCCCGCGCGCGCTGCGTCGACGGCGTGCGGCGGCGATATCTGGGAGGCGGGGCGTGA